In Aegilops tauschii subsp. strangulata cultivar AL8/78 chromosome 3, Aet v6.0, whole genome shotgun sequence, one genomic interval encodes:
- the LOC123497666 gene encoding uncharacterized protein gives MPSWNDEESSDEDTCMVSMDPQLFETPDSVVDPSFCGSYTESEPTCMMHHQRPKKMVAFEGALTGRQFLGCPVQQDVGVNYGVVEWVDGPWPEILQRCLTRIWDMYHEQNLGRVKDKQAHEKEVAKLKKEIDFLSNNYSQLVEDVSKLFDYQDGKMSHGMDYTSTS, from the exons ATGCCATCCTGGAATGACGAGGAGAGCTCGGACGAGGACACCTGCATGGTTTCAATGGATCCTCAGCTCTTT GAAACCCCTGACAGTGTGGTGGATCCATCTTTCTGTGGTTCTTACACTGAATCTGAGCCGACATGCATGATGCATCATCAGAGGCCGAAGAAGATGGTAGCTTTTGAAGGTGCTTTGACAGGGAGGCAATTCCTGGGTTGTCCTGTGCAGCAG GATGTAGGTGTGAACTATGGGGTTGTGGAGTGGGTGGATGGTCCTTGGCCAGAGATTCTACAAAGGTGCCTAACAAGGATTTGGGACATGTACCATGAGCAGAACTTGGGGAGGGTGAAGGACAAACAAGCCCATGAGAAAGAGGTGGCCAAGCTAAAGAAGGAAATTGATTTCCTGTCAAACAACTACAGCCAGTTGGTGGAAGATGTATCCAAGCTTTTTGACTATCAAGATGGCAAGATGTCTCATGGCATGGACTATACTTCTACCTCTTAA